In the Pseudonocardia sediminis genome, CGAGGGCCGCGCTGGGGATGGCGAGCACGATGTTCTGCTCCACGGCGGCCCAGACCAGGGCCCGCACGTAGACCGGGCGACCGGTGGCGAAGGCCGCCAGCGCCGAGGAGTCGAGTACCCGTCCGCCGATCATCGCCGATCAGCCGACGGCCACGGGCGCAACCGAACACAGCGACCGCCTGGCCGCGTCCAGCTCGTCCGGGGGCGGCGGACCTCCGTAGAGGTGCGCCAGCGTGGCCAGTGAACGGTCCCGGTCCTGCCGGGACTGGACCGCCTCCGCGACGTAGGCCGAGAGGCTCGCCGCCGACCCGCGTGAGACCGCGTCCCGTGCCTCGGCCACCAGATCGGCCGGCAGGGTGACCGTCACCCGTTCACTGCGCATACCGAAATGCTACAACGCGCATACCGCCCACGCCTACTCCGCGTGACATCCGTTCGGGTCCGATGCATGTTACCGACCGGTATGCAAGGCTGGTCCGCATTCCCCGGGGCCCTGCGTCTCAGCGCAACCGGCGGCCCCGGTGACGTCGCCGCGAGGGAGCCCGTAGATGGACCTGACCTACACCGCGGCCGAGGAGGAGTTCCGTAGCGAGCTCCGTTCCTGGCTGTCGGCGAACATCCCCGACGAGTGGAGCCGTCCCGGCTTCTGGGAGTCCCTGGACGACGACGAGAGCTTCCGTCTGCGCCGGGACTGGGAGCGGGACAAGGCTCTCGCCGGGTTCGCCGGGATCCAGTGGCCGACCGAGTTCGGCGGCCGCGGCGGGACGCCCGGTATGAAGGCGATCTACGACGAGGAGACCGTCCGGGCGCAGGCTCCGCGCACGGTCAACCCGCTCGGCCTGACCTTCCTCGCCCCGACCGTGATGGCCATCGGTACGGACGCGCAGAAGAAGGAGATCATCGGCCCGATGCTGCGCAATGAGGTGATCTGGTGCCAGGGCTTCTCCGAGCCCGGCGCCGGGTCCGACCTCGCGGCGCTGTCGACCAAGGGCGTCCGCGACGGTGACGACTTCGTCGTCAACGGCCAGAAGGTCTGGACGACCAACGCCATGTACGGCGACAAGATCTTCACCATGGTCCGCACCGAGGCGGGCAGCGAGAAGCACCGCGGCATCTCGATGCTGCTGATCGACATGGACCAGCCCGGTGTGGACGCGCGCCCGCTCAAGCAGATGAGCGGCGCCAGCGAGTTCGGCGAGGTCTTCTTCTCCGACGCCCGCGTCCCGGCCACCGACTGCCTCGGCGAGATCGGTGACGGCTGGCGGACCGCGATGCTGCTGCTCTCGTTCGAGCGCGGCGCGTCGGGCATCTCGCAGTACACCGAGTTCCGCCGCCAGTACGACGAGATCGCCGCCGTGGCGCGCACGCTCGGCCGCGACACCGACCCGGTGATCCGCAACAAGCTGGCCCGGGTCCTCATCGAGCTGGAGTGCCTGAAGCTGCACTCGATGCACGTGCTCACCCGGACCGAGCAGGGCAAGGACCTCGGGTTCGAGGCGTCGATGACCAAGCTGCAGTGGTCCGAGGCGTTCCAGGACCTGTGGGAGGTCTACGACGACATCCTCGGCGAGGACGCCACGCTCGACTCGCTCGGCGACCTCGACCTGCGCCCGCTGCACGGGCAGGCCATGTGGTCGCGCTCGGTCACCATCTGGGGCGGCTCGTCCCAGGTCCAGCGCAACATCACCGCCGAGCGCGTGCTCGGCCTGCCGCGGTAGGAGAGGCCATGTTCTTCGCACTCACCGACGACCAGCGGGAGTTCGACACCGCGGTCCGCGGGTACCTGGCCGAGCGCTTCGACCTCGAGGCCGTCCGCGGCGTCGTGGAGGACGTCGACGGTGACGGGCACCCGGACTCGCTCTGGAAGGCCGCCGCCGAGCAGGGCTGGCCGGCCGTGCTCGTCCCGGAGGAGCACGAGGGTCTGGGCCTCGGACTAGTGGAGGCGCAGGTGATCGCCCGCGCGCTGGGCGCCGGCGCCGCGCCCGGTCCGTGGCGGGGCACCGTCCTGGCCGCGGAGGCGATCCGTTTCGGCGGCTCCGACGAGCAGAAGGCGCAGTGGCTGCCCAAGCTCGCCTCCGGTGAGGCCGTGGGCGCGTTCTCGCTGCGCGGTACCGCGCCGGGGGCCGTCCCGGCCGTGGAGTACGGCGCCGTCGCCGACGTCGTCGTCGTCCGGACCGAGGGCGGGCTGGGGCTGTCGACGTCGTTCACCGCGACGCCGGTCGGATCCTTCGACGGCACCACCCGGATCGCCGCACTCACCGTCGACGACGTCGAGGTGCTGCCCGGGGCCACCTCCGAGGTCCTGCGCCAGGTCACCGACCGGGCCACCGTGCTCGTCGCGGCGGACCTGGTGGGGATCGCCCGCGAGGCCGTCTCGCGCACCGTCGCCTACGACCGTGACCGTCAGCAGTTCGGCGTGCCGGTCGGCTCGTTCCAGGCGATCAAGCACGCGCTGGCCGACCTGCACGTCGGGGTCACGATGGCCGAGCACGCGGCGCTCTACGCCGCGCACGCGGTCGACGCCGGCACCGACGACGCCGACCTCGCGGTGGCCGTGGCCAAGGGCAAGGCCTCCGAGGTGGCCCTGCAGGCGACCGCCGCGATGATCCAGTACCACGGCGGCATCGGCTACACCTGGGAGCACGAGGCGCACTTCTTCTACAAGCGCGCCAAGCGTCTCGCGGGCCAGTTCGGCGACGCCGACGCCCAGCGCGAGCGGATCGCCGCGCTGACGATCTGAGTCCTCGCACGACGGCGGACGCCCCCACCCCTTCCCGGCGGACCGGCCACGGTCCGGCCGGACCGGGTGCGGGGCGTTCGTGCGTACTGGCCGGGCCGGTGCCCGACGGCCCGTCGAGGGCCCGTCCGCGCGGCATGCGCGGGAGACCGATCGCCGAACGGGCCTCCCGCCGTGTCCCGGACCGGACCGGCTCCGCAGCCTCGGGCGCTACCCGGTCCTGACCGGACGAAACGCTTGTCCCGCAGGTCATGAGCTGATCTTGGCCGGTGCACTGTGGATGCGGGGGAGCGCACATCGTGCGACCGTTTGTCGATGCCAGCCACACCCGTCAACTCCACCGCCGCCGCGCTGCTCGGTCTGCTGCACGGAGGCCCGATGACCGGTGGGCAGCTCGTGTCGGCGGCCGGGGAGCAGTTCGGACTGTTCTTCTCGGTCACCCGAAGCCAGGTCTACCGGGAGCTCCCGGTCCTCACCGAGGAGGGACTGCTCCGCCTGGGCAAGCAGGGTCCCCGCGCGTCGCAGGCCTATGTGATCACCGCGGCCGGCAAGCGCGCCTTCAAGGGCTGGCTCGCCGCCGGCGGAGAGGCCGAGGCGGTCCGAAGCCCACTGGTGCTGCGTCTGCTCAACGCCGGGTCGTTGACGGTCAAGCAGCGCGCGGAGCTGCTGCGGTCCTCGCGCGACGCCTACACCGAGCGTCTCGCCCAGGCCCGGGCCGCGGCGAAGGAGACCGAGGACCCCTACGGCCGTCCGGTCGCGGAGTTCGCCGTGGCGCACACCCGCGCCATGATCAAGCTGATCGACGCCGTCCCGGCCGAGTGACGTCGCGGTGGCGACGGGGTTTCCGCAGCCGGTCCCCGGCGCCCGCGTAGGCTGAAATGCTGTGAACCCCGACGTCCAGGCCGACATCAAGGATCTCGACGGAACGCTGTCCAGCATCGAGGCCGTCGCCGACGTTCCCGCGCTGCGCCAGGAGATCGACGAGCTCTCCGAGCAGGCCGGGCGTCCCGATCTCTGGGACGACGTCGACGCCGCGCAGAAGATCACCAGCCGTCTCGCGCACGCACAGGGCGACCTGCGCCGTCTCGACGACCTGCGCGGTCGCCTCGACGACCTCCCGGTGCTCTACGAGC is a window encoding:
- a CDS encoding acyl-CoA dehydrogenase family protein, translated to MDLTYTAAEEEFRSELRSWLSANIPDEWSRPGFWESLDDDESFRLRRDWERDKALAGFAGIQWPTEFGGRGGTPGMKAIYDEETVRAQAPRTVNPLGLTFLAPTVMAIGTDAQKKEIIGPMLRNEVIWCQGFSEPGAGSDLAALSTKGVRDGDDFVVNGQKVWTTNAMYGDKIFTMVRTEAGSEKHRGISMLLIDMDQPGVDARPLKQMSGASEFGEVFFSDARVPATDCLGEIGDGWRTAMLLLSFERGASGISQYTEFRRQYDEIAAVARTLGRDTDPVIRNKLARVLIELECLKLHSMHVLTRTEQGKDLGFEASMTKLQWSEAFQDLWEVYDDILGEDATLDSLGDLDLRPLHGQAMWSRSVTIWGGSSQVQRNITAERVLGLPR
- a CDS encoding PadR family transcriptional regulator, which codes for MPATPVNSTAAALLGLLHGGPMTGGQLVSAAGEQFGLFFSVTRSQVYRELPVLTEEGLLRLGKQGPRASQAYVITAAGKRAFKGWLAAGGEAEAVRSPLVLRLLNAGSLTVKQRAELLRSSRDAYTERLAQARAAAKETEDPYGRPVAEFAVAHTRAMIKLIDAVPAE
- a CDS encoding acyl-CoA dehydrogenase family protein, producing the protein MFFALTDDQREFDTAVRGYLAERFDLEAVRGVVEDVDGDGHPDSLWKAAAEQGWPAVLVPEEHEGLGLGLVEAQVIARALGAGAAPGPWRGTVLAAEAIRFGGSDEQKAQWLPKLASGEAVGAFSLRGTAPGAVPAVEYGAVADVVVVRTEGGLGLSTSFTATPVGSFDGTTRIAALTVDDVEVLPGATSEVLRQVTDRATVLVAADLVGIAREAVSRTVAYDRDRQQFGVPVGSFQAIKHALADLHVGVTMAEHAALYAAHAVDAGTDDADLAVAVAKGKASEVALQATAAMIQYHGGIGYTWEHEAHFFYKRAKRLAGQFGDADAQRERIAALTI